The DNA sequence CCTCGGCCTGTTCCACCAGGGACAGGATGCGGTCGGCGTGGCTCACCAACAGACTGGCAGCATCGGTGAGGCGAACGCCACGGCCTTGCCGTTCCAGGAGCTTCTGGCCGGCTTCCGTTTCCAGCTTGCTCAGCTGCTGGGACACCGCCGAAGCGGTGAGGTAAAGGGCTTCGGCGGCTCCGCTGAGGGAGCCGTAGCGGGAGACGGCTTGCAGGATTCGGAGGCGATGGAGATCGAACACATTAGAAATTCTACATGAATATCGTAAGAATGTTTCGCTTGTCTTAATCTCGATCTGGCCTCATTCTGCTTGGGAACCGACGAGCGCCAAGAGAAGGCCGGAGAGCGAAATGCGAGCGGAAGAGAGCCGGAGAACCGAAAACGACCCATCGGAGCCTACGGCGCCCAACCGGCCCCGCCTTCTGGCAACTGCCGAAGGGACGTCCTCGAGGGCCTTTGGCCCAGGAGAATGGGCACGCCTGGTGGCCGTCGCGCTGATCTGGGGCTCTTCCTTTCTTTGGATCGATATCGGCCTCGAGAGCCTTCGCCCAGGGGTTATCGCCGCCAGCCGGCTGCTCCTCGGTGCTGCCGTGATCGCGTGCTTTCCCAGTGCTTGGAAGCCCGTCCGGCGCTCGGACCTGGGCTCCATCGCGTTGATGGGGATTCTCTGGATGGGCCTGCCTCTGGTTCTTTTTCCGATCGCTCAACAGTGGATCGACTCGGCCGTCGCGGGGATGGTCAATGGAGCAGTGCCCCTGGCCACCGCTGCCTGGGCCACCTTCTTGCTCAGGCGTCTTCCGGGGCCGAGTCAAGGGACCGGCCTCCTGGTGGGTTTCGGTGGAGTGGTCGCCATCGCCTGGCCGCAGCTCATGGCTTCGAGATCTACGGCCCTGGGAGTCGGCATGCTCGCATTCTCGGTCGTCCTCTACGGTCTGGCGGCCAACCTTGCCGTGCCGCTCCAGCAGCGCTACGGAGCCTTGCCCGTGCTCCTTCGGGCTCAGCTCATCTCCTTGGTGTTCGTCGTGCCCTTCGGCCTCGCTGATCTGGCGGGCTCGAGGTGGAACACCAAGTCCGTCCTGGCGATGTTTCCCTTGGGAGCCCTCAGCACGGGCCTCGCCTTCGTGATGATGATCGCCCTGGTCGGACGGGTGGGGAGCGCTCGCGGGTCCGTGCCCATCTACCTGGGAGCCCCTGTCGCGATGGTCCTCGGAGTCGTGTTCCTTGGAGAGTCGGTGCATCCCTCGGCGATTGCGGGTACGGCGCTGGTCATCCTGGGGGCCTGGTTGACCTCGCGCCGGGAGGAAAGGGGCACTCGGTCACAACAAGTCTTAAGAAGAACCTCGTGACCAGACCGGTCGAGCAACGCCAAGGATCTGGTCCCTCAGGGGAGATCAGGAACGGTTGAAAGGAAGGTCTGACCATGCAACGGAGATTTAACGAAAGAGCCCTATCTGCGGCCTTGAGGTGCTTGGCGCTGCTCGGCAGCCTCGGTTTGGCGGGATGTCTCGGCCTTTCGGGGAATCCGGAAGCGGCCCCCGAATCGCGTCTTTACTTCCACCAGACTCCGCCTCGACAAGTTCCCGAGATCTTTGCCCCGGGGGAGATCTCGCTTCCGGACCGTGGCGAGTTCGCTTCGGTGTTCTCGGCGGACGGAACGGAGCTCATCTTCGGCGTGAGTAACGGAAGGAGCGCCGAGATCCGCTCCACTCGATTGATCGGCGAGACCTGGACCGAGCCTCGGACGATCGTCTCTCACGAGCGCTACAGCTTCATGGACGCCGCCTTGTCTCCGGACGAAAAACGCCTCTACTACATCTCGAATCAGCCCCTCCGTGGCGAGGGCGAACCGAAGGACGTTGATCTCTGGTTCTCGGTTCGGACGGAAGACGGCTGGGGTCCGCCCCAAAACGCCGGCTCGCCGCTCAACTCCGATCAAAACGAGTACTACGTCTCGTTCACCGCCGAGGGAACCCTCTACTTCACGACCAATCGCGCCGCAGCCGAGGGGCAAGAATTCGATTTCGACATTCATGCAGCCCCCATGGTCGACGGAGAATTTCAACAACCGGTTCGACTCGGGGACAAGGTGAACTCCGAGGGCTATGACGGCGACGTCTTCGTGGCACCGGACGAGTCCTATCTCATCTTCTCCTCCAGTCGACCCGACGGCCTGGGCAACGGCGATCTCTACGTGAGCTTCCGAAAGGCAGACGGAGAATGGACGGAGGCGAAGAACATGGGACCCGGAATCAACACCGAAGGTCAGGACTACTGTCCTTTCGTCACCCGCGACGGTCGCTACCTCTTCTACACCAGCAACCGGGACATCTACTGGGTCGACGCGTCGATCCTCGACACCTACCGGACCCTTGAGCTCAACGGGATCCCCTAACAGAGGACCCTGCTCACCGAGGATCCTCACCAGCGCTCTGAAGGCAGTCTGGGCACTCGCCGCTCAACTGGACCATCGCCTTTCGGATCGACGCAGCCCACGGTCCGTCCATCGACATCGACGCGATGAGCTGCGCCGGCAGGCACGCGACGCGGCCGCAGTCCTCGCAGAAGAAGTGCGGGTGACGATGGCCGTCACCTTCTGCCCCGATGAGCGCGTAGCGATCGATACCGTCCGCGCGGCTCACCACGGGGGCGACGCTGGCGTCGCGAAGCTTCACGAGGTTCCGATAGATCGTCGCGGGATCCCAGTCCGTCTCGCCGAGTCGCTCGAGCACTTCGGTGTGGGAAAGCGGTCCCTGGGCTTCCGCAAGCACCCGGAGCACTGCCAGCCGCGGAGCCGTGGCCCGTAGAGCACTTCCGTGGAGCAGCTTTCGTGCCTCGTCTTTGGTGATGCTCATGGTCGATATGAGGTGCTCGGTCAGTCGATACGAGAATCATAGGCAAAGCGACTTGCATCTACAAGTCACTTGAATCTATGCTTAATGCAACCGACTTGCAGGAGCATCCTGCGTGCGAGACAGACGAAGAACTACATGAAAGTGGACCCTCGATGACACTGAACCAAAGACCCGGAGTCGACCTCCCACGCCTCCCCGTCACCGTCCTGTCCGGATTCCTCGGGGCCGGAAAGACCACGCTACTCAACCAGGTGCTCAACAACCGCGAGGGTCGCCGGATCGCGGTGATCGTGAATGACATGAGTGAGGTCAACATCGACGCAGCACTGGTGGAGCGCGGTGGAGCCGAGCTCTCGCGGACCGAAGAAACGCTGGTCGAGATGACGAACGGCTGTATCTGCTGCACCCTGCGGGAGGACCTTCTCGCCGAGGTCTCGCGGTTGGCGCAAGAGGGGCGATTCGACTACCTGCTCATCGAATCCACCGGCATCTCGGAGCCCATTCCGGTCGCTCAGACCTTCACCTTCGAGGATGAGCAAGGGGTGAGCCTGGGTGATGTCTCGCGCCTCGACACGATGGTCACCGTCGTCGACGCCGCCAGCTTCCTGAAGGACTACAACGCCGCCGAGGCGCTTCAGAACCGTGGTGAGTCGCTCGGTGAGGAGGATGAACGCACGGTCACCGACCTGCTGATCGATCAGGTCGAGTTCGCTGACGTCATCGTGCTCAACAAGCTCGATCTCGTCAGTGACAACCACGCCCTCGAGGTCGAGGCCATTCTGAGAGCCCTCAATCCCGGTGCCAAGATCTACCGGGCGACGCGAGGCAATCTGCCCCTCGAGCTCGTGCTCGACACCGGCTTGTTCGACTACGTCAAGGCCGAAAGCTCAGCCGGCTGGATCCGAGAGCTCCAGGGGGAGCACACGCCCGAGACCGAGGAGTACGGCATCTCGAGCTTCACCTTTCGGGCTTCGGCGCCGTTCGACGCTGAAAAGCTCTGGGCCTTCCTGAACGACGAAGAGGCCTGGCGCGGCGTGCTGCGATCGAAGGGCTTCTTTTGGGTCGCCGCCGATCATCGGATTGCCTATGAGTGGGCGCAGGCCGGCGGTATCAGCAACGTGAACCCCGCCGGAATGTGGTGGGCCGCCTTGCCGCGCGAGCATTGGGAACACCCCGAGGGTGCGCGGCCGGATCAGCAGCCCAACTGGCACCCACGCTACGGTGATCGTCACCAGGCGCTCGTCTTCATCGGCCAGCAGATGGACGAGGCGGCGATGCGAGCCCGACTGGCTGCGTGCCTGCTCGACGAGGGGCTCGCCTCCTGCGACAGTCAAGAATGGGCAGCGCTACCGAACCCCTTCCCGAAGCTTCAGATGATCGATAGCGTGGACGGTTGAACCCCAGGAAACCGAATCACTTCGACGGCAAAGTCGTCGTAGCTTTGCTGCAGGCCGAAGCGAATCCCCTCGATCACTCGGCCTGCAGCACCTCCGCCGGGTCGGCACCGATGGCGCGGAGGGCCGGTCCGAGGGCGGCCAGGAGCCCGACGATGGCCAATGTGACGGCGCCGGCGGCGAAGGCTCCGGGGTCCCAAGGGGCGACACCGAAGAGGACTCCTCGCAGTCCTTGCACCGCGACCAGGGCGGCCAGGGCCCCGGCCGCCACACCGACCGCCACCAAAATCAGGGCTTCCCGCAGGACCGCGGTGAGAACGTCGCGGCGGCGGGCGCCGAGGGCCATGCGCACACCGGTTTCGCGCCGCCGCTGCCGAACCAGGTAGGACATCACGCCAAAGACTCCGGTGGCGGCGAGCACCAGCGCCAGGGCCGAGAAGATGCCGAAGATGGTGCCCGTCAAGCGTTCCCGCCAAACGCTGTCGAGCACCCGCTGCTCGAGGGTGCGGAAATCCAACACCGGCTGGCCGGAGTCGACGCCGGCGACGACCTCGCGGACCGGTCCGTACAGCGCCTCGGCGGAGGCCGTGG is a window from the Acidobacteriota bacterium genome containing:
- a CDS encoding DMT family transporter; this translates as MAVALIWGSSFLWIDIGLESLRPGVIAASRLLLGAAVIACFPSAWKPVRRSDLGSIALMGILWMGLPLVLFPIAQQWIDSAVAGMVNGAVPLATAAWATFLLRRLPGPSQGTGLLVGFGGVVAIAWPQLMASRSTALGVGMLAFSVVLYGLAANLAVPLQQRYGALPVLLRAQLISLVFVVPFGLADLAGSRWNTKSVLAMFPLGALSTGLAFVMMIALVGRVGSARGSVPIYLGAPVAMVLGVVFLGESVHPSAIAGTALVILGAWLTSRREERGTRSQQVLRRTS
- a CDS encoding Fur family transcriptional regulator; its protein translation is MSITKDEARKLLHGSALRATAPRLAVLRVLAEAQGPLSHTEVLERLGETDWDPATIYRNLVKLRDASVAPVVSRADGIDRYALIGAEGDGHRHPHFFCEDCGRVACLPAQLIASMSMDGPWAASIRKAMVQLSGECPDCLQSAGEDPR
- the zigA gene encoding zinc metallochaperone GTPase ZigA gives rise to the protein MTLNQRPGVDLPRLPVTVLSGFLGAGKTTLLNQVLNNREGRRIAVIVNDMSEVNIDAALVERGGAELSRTEETLVEMTNGCICCTLREDLLAEVSRLAQEGRFDYLLIESTGISEPIPVAQTFTFEDEQGVSLGDVSRLDTMVTVVDAASFLKDYNAAEALQNRGESLGEEDERTVTDLLIDQVEFADVIVLNKLDLVSDNHALEVEAILRALNPGAKIYRATRGNLPLELVLDTGLFDYVKAESSAGWIRELQGEHTPETEEYGISSFTFRASAPFDAEKLWAFLNDEEAWRGVLRSKGFFWVAADHRIAYEWAQAGGISNVNPAGMWWAALPREHWEHPEGARPDQQPNWHPRYGDRHQALVFIGQQMDEAAMRARLAACLLDEGLASCDSQEWAALPNPFPKLQMIDSVDG